The Mustelus asterias chromosome 13, sMusAst1.hap1.1, whole genome shotgun sequence genomic sequence CAGAGAGCAAAATAAATGATTAAGGTGAAAGCTGAAATATTTAACAAACtttcaaaaaatgttttaaagatATTTAGATTTATCGCAAtgaagaaatttgacattctacaAATAGAAAATCAGTTTTTTAAGGCTAGGAAGGTTTTTCACTGAATAATTCTGAACTTAATTCACAGTTAGGATTTAGTTAgacctcattcaacaaggtgcatTTTTTTTAACAAGGGTTTTTACAGTAAGACTAATAATGCAAGTTCTCATCAATTTAGTGACTTCTACTTGATTGCAATCTGGAGTACTTCACAGTGCACTCTGAAAACGCATTAAATCACTGGCAGTAACTTCCAGATTTCACTGTTAAGTGAGCACTTGAGTCCAAAAATTGCTGAGAGCTTCAGAGCAACAGTGGTGGCGAACACTGAGTTTTGCGATTCTCACCATGAAACTTATGTTGGCAGCCTCAGACTTACTGTATTTACTTCCAGTTATGCAATATAGATACAAGTGGATAAGAAGAGGCATCTTTCAGATTCTAAACGATACAAAAATGTAAAGTTCATCCAGATAGGAATAATCCTAATTTACAGAACATTTGGAGGCTTTACCTTTGGGTCCATTATTGGTAACATTTTCCTATTGATTTCAGAATATAATTTCTACCCATCAAAATATTCCATAAAAAGCTTCTTGATTAGACTACTCACTCTCCAAAAAATGGTTTACAGGGTATATATAATACTCAGGGTGCTCTGAGCAGTACAAGCCACAACACCTGTATTAGATTAGTTGGTCACAGCTGAGCACAAAATCTCACTGCCTTGGGTCATCAAAGAATACACATTTAGGAGAAATTCCTGGGGACCACAGAACCCTATCCCAAAGTTGTTCATTGTCTTCAGAAGAGGACTAAGGGCAGAAGATCGGAGAATTTGAAAAATAGATATAATTATACTCTGTATATACGTAGGTACCTCCACAAAATTATTCAAGAAGTATTCAAAACTTaagtagatggaatataatgatATGGTGGTAATTAAGAATTATAAGGCAAATGACTTATGCCAAATTTGGTATCCATCAATCACACAAGAGCATAATGAAAAGGAAATAGCCTGGGCAAATAAAACTTCTTATCTTTTCATTTTTGCAAATCTAATTCTAGATACTAGCCCAGGGTACAAGAAGTCCGCTCCACTCTATAAATGCCTTCAGTTTGCAATCTAGTTCCTAGTGCAATCACTGACTGTACAGGAACCCAGCAGATAAACTAATAAACGCAACCTGAGAAGGGCGAGAACAGGCAGCAAGAAAACTGGAAGGAACCAGGGGGAccttgagagagaggtgtgcaagCATCAGCAGGGTTGTAGACCACAATCTTAGTGGCTAGTCTCGGAGATCGAAGGGCAGAGGAAAAGGAGAGTGCTGGGATTTTACTGTTCTTTGCGGAGATAAACGAATGCTCTAGTTCAGAGAGGAAAGAGATGAAAAGACATTAAAGAACACAGGATGGAACGACGTACAGAAACTTAGCCCATTGCAAAGATACAAACGCAACTGATCTACTGAACAGTGTAGCTTAACTGAGCCGTATTGCCATAGCTCACAACTTTGAAAGAGCGAGTCATCATCAAAACCACTTTAAGAAAAAGTTATGAGGAAATCTAATACATCCTCTCATTTCGATTTAGTCTTTTTGACTTATTTTAGCAAGACTTTTAGTTATGAGCATCATAAGAGACTGGAAATTGTTACTGAGACAAATGATGTAAAGGAATAGAATTCACATTCAGTAGAGTAATGACCAATAGTATTTCAGCTCGTGTGTGTTAACAATAATTATCCACAAAGAGGTTTGATTTTCTTAAAGAGGATCCCAATGGAAGACTTCCTCTTCAAATTACAAATGCAACAGTAGTTTACACAAGGCTGACTCTTTTTGCAcagtagaaattcctcctcatagtTGGAGTTAGTTTTTAATTAGGTCCCTGAGAGCACATGATCAAAAAAGTACTTAAAATGGAACTGTGTAAGTGAAATTTAAAACAACGCATGCCATGTTGTAGAATCCAATATATCACAAAGCTACTGTGAAAAAATATTTAATACTGCATTTCTCTGGATGACATACTAAAACACTCCCAGTGCAAGTAACTTGGCTTCCCTCTTAAAAAAAAGATTGTAATTTGCAAGAAAATTTGTTCCCAAGTAAGATTTGAAAGCATATTTCAGTGCAGTTACTGTATGACATTCCAATCAGACATCACTATTGCTCCAACAGAGATTTGTGTCTTACCTCAGGCTGTTCAGAGAAAGCAAGAGAACGGGAGGGGTTTGGGGAAGAaattgagggggatggggggagtggaaAGACAAACACAGCAGCAAGAAGCTACACCTCCCCTCCCAACTTGCACGGAATACCAGAAGACTAGAAGCAAAGAGCTGGACTTCAGCAGCTTATCAGCAAGGGTTCAGTTGGTCAGAAAGCTCACAGTAATTATCCTTCAGAAATGTGTCAGGCTAAGTCCCCATTATAATATAGCTCCCGTCACAACCCCTCATTCCACAAATTAGTTTTGTCACCAGCGAAACAGAAATCCTCTAAAAAAGAAATACATTGTGAATTGTACTGTGATTTTAAAAGTCAATCTGATTGGTGAgacggggcgggggtggggcagggggcaccATCCACAAAATGTCAATCATACATTCAGAAttgtattatttttaaattagaaaGGTCCTTTATTGTATTTTGAATTAGAAATGTCCTTTGCTTGCTACAATGTGAAATGAATCAGTGCACGTGGTCAATGTCCTTCACTCCAGCAGCACATTTATAGAGCTTCAAGATCACGAGCCACTTGTGTGGCATTTTGCTCCAATGAAATGATTAGAATTATGATTCATACCCTCTGATCAATGCAATataaaaagtgtttttttttaatatttgGTTTAAGTGTAGTCTTAGATATACTAGTCTGACCAAAGGGCAGAATCCAATATATTTCTGCCATTGTGGGTCCAATGTGGCAATTCTTTGGAACCCAACTCAAGTGACCATTCACACGAGCCTAACTGAGTGTTGGTGGGCGTGCTGACCCCTAGCATCATCATTTGAACTCAATTCTGTCATTACTTGGCCTTTACAATGCATGCACTTTCCAGCaaggtggggagggcgggggttggGAAAGAGGTCACAAGATATTAAATGAAAACTTAGATTTTAAAATACAGTTTCCTGTTGGAAACAGCGATTAATTGGAAACAGCGATTAACACAGACGTACTGGCAAAGAAAGCCTGCTTGAACATTGTGTCAAAATAGCAAGAGTGACCTTCAAGGAGACAATAAACAAAGtaatattattttttaaaaagagtacaCCTTTGACAGGACTAGTCAAGGTTAAAAAATGTATCAATGGAAAAATAATCTTCTGGCGACAGCAACAATTCAGAGAATGTtccatgtgagagggagagggtctCTCTGGCTGCTTGCCTCTCTTCCGCCGTCTTGACTGTGTCTGGGTGGCCTGGAGAGGAAGCATGTGGTGTCCACTGGTACAAACAAGATCTTCCTCAACCTTGGGGAACTACAAGACTGTTATTGCACTGTATAACAAGACAGTGGCTTTAAGTCTCAATGAGTTTGCTTCCACCCAGTTAGATTATTTTTAACCTGAATTGATTCTTCGACCAATGCCATTTGTCATcaatctaattttttttttaaaaaaggcaaaaACAAATTGTCATCTATTTTTAGACAGGGGTTTAGTGGGGTagggagtgaagaaattcttagAGCTCAAGTCTTCTTTCTCTCTTCTCAACCCATTTCTTTGGGTCTCTCTGGGTTGTGTACTGTACCCAAATCGGCAGGATGAGTAGACAGAAAATTGACATTTGGGTCTTCTGAAATTACCTTTGAGAGAGATCAGATTGACCAACCattcaattctctctctctgggaagcGTTAGGTATCTACTCAGCAGAGATTAGGGGTGCAGCATCTGGGGAGTTACAGTTCTGAACTTGTTTTTTGTCATTCTATGATAGACTGCACTGATGGTTAACTTCAGTAGATAACTCCAACTACCAGTTgcttttaatattttaaattgaGTGACAATTTTGCAATTCCACTGAAGTTAGGAATTTTTCTTCCAATGCAGTAAATGTGTCCCCCTCCACGTTTCTGCTCGAGATCGatcctccccaccttcccccaaacaCCCAGTCCCACCTTCAACAGCAGTTCAGTACGAACAGACAGACAGATTTCCTGAATCAGTTTTAAGCATGCCCGAGGTTCTAACTGTGACAAAAATACACCCTGACAAAAGGCAAAGTAATACATTTCTAAACAGTTTTCTTCTGCATTTAAAACATGAGGCGGATTCTAAGGCTGGTTTGAAGCCCCTCACTATAAATTGTTAAATCACAGAAACATGGAATCCCgacaggaggctattcggcccattgtgcctgcacccacaacaatcccacccaggccctatccctgatacCCTAGtcctcctgacgctaaggggcaatttagcatggccaatcaacctaacctgtatatcttcagagtgaataaaaacagaaaacgctgaagcagctcaggcagcatctgtgctgaaagaaaccgagttaatgtttcaggtgagTGTGACCTCTTGTCTTTATAAACGGTGACATTTCCACACAGCAGTCACAATGCAGCAAACAAATGGCAATTCTTCCAAGTGTGGTTGCAGAGGTGTTCCTACCAGTCACCAAgtgttaacttgctgctacaaaTAGCAACAGTCTAACAACCTGTAATCAAATCTAGCTTTACTTGGTTGTAATTATATTGCCTTTTTAACCAAATTGATATTAAGATTGAACTAAGAATTGTTCTTAATACAGGATGTAGCCAATTAGCTGGAATGTAAGAGACATTTGACcaaatgtttctgcattgcacagGATCAATTGTCTTGCTTTTAATGCATCAAATTCATTGGAATCAGTAATTGGGAAAGGGTTTTTTTTGGCCATAATCTGATCAGAAACAAAGCGGAGGAAGAACAGAGGTGAATTAATTCACTTCCAAACCTTTCTCCTCAAACTCCCATGccaatttattttttcttttatttgtaAAGAGTTTCCATTTTGGGTTAATAACCCAAATACCCACAGTCCGAGATACCCCACAGCAAGTGTTATACGGACACTTTTACAAATCAGTCATTGGTGTTTTGAGACTAACTTAGATCTGCTAGAACATCCAACAGTAGCATTGCATAAATCCTCTGCATCACATACCTGCTGGAGCGTTCTAGGTTCTCTTTAGTGGGGGCATGCTGAGATGGGCTAATTTTGAAGTGACTGACAGAGGGCTGAACACCCTCCCTACATAAGCAGTGCCAGCTTAATTTCAAAATCTAAACTACTTCATTCCTGACAATCACTATCTACCCATTTGTGATCTCCACAGGACATGACACATCAGGACCATTCAAAACAGAAATGTTGTAATTTCAAAGAAAATTGCATTTCCATACATCTCAGTAAAACATGCGAATGGACTTTGCAATCTATTACATACTGCAAAATGCCACAATGAGATGAACGAAAGGCTCATACTGTTTGACACTGACAGAGGGAGAAACTCACTGCTCTTAAAGTAGTGCCATAGGACCCATTACCCTGCTGAACTGGAAGAGACATAGCTTTAATAGCTTATCTGAAGGTCAGCATCCCAGGccatgcagcactccatcagtgctATACTGGTGCATCAGCCTAGCAAATGTCCCTCAACCACAATCCCCTGACACAGATGGCACGTGTGGAACCAAATGAATCAAGCTGACACTTTTATAGCTCCAAAAGCAACCTAGCCCTGAAGGTTCAGATGGCAAGTCACGTTAGAATTTCTTCCAAATATCTACCCTCCCAAAAACCTTACATCTCTATGCTCAACTCAGACCTGGGGCCCCTTCTGTCAGAGCCATGTGTCAAAGCCCAGACCCTGACTACCACCAGGGTCACTTCTTTCTACTTCTATTGACATGGTTCACTGCTTACCCAACCTCAGTTCCACAATGGCACAAAGCAGAGGTAGGTTTAAGTGATTTATGGTTGTACAGTTGGATATAAGGTATAGATTTGAGTTTAATTTAGCGTTTCTGTGTAAGGAAGGGTAAAACTCTAGTTAGAGTCATGTTAAACAAAGATATTTGCATGTTTGGGGGcttttatctttattttaaactgtGTGGAATTTGAGGGGAAACCCACAGGAATCTGATTGGGTGACATCTACCACTTGATTTCAAAGtggggtgtgtctgaccacaattAGCCTGTTGGGTTAAGATATATGTTATAACCTGTGTTATCCTTAAAAtttgtgtacatttgtgaagataagtggGAGTAAAGTTGTAATATAGTCAAACTttccatgtttaataaatgtttttcttCTGTTGTTAAAAGCTAATCTTGTGACTTTGTTCATCCacgttttctaaaaaaaaagtaaaagttaggttcttttgagccagggttcaattctgggaccTTCCAGTCCAGTaatatcaactgggatcataacaacaACTACTGAAACTCCTTCACAAGCAACAGACTCTGTAAACTCTaactaggcatgatgtggagatgccagcgttggactggactTGGCTAAGTTTGGCTACGGAACTTGGCTAAGTTTGGCTAAGGAACTtggctaagttccgcacacatgaggacagcctaaaccgggatgttggatttatgtcacattatcagtaacccccacagctcgcctcctggacttgcgggctgtcctgtctggagacaatacacatctctttaacctgtgcttaatgctccctctacccacattgtctgtatctttaagatctggttggctgtagggattctcattctaatcagtattctgtaacttgattttgtgtctctgtgccctgtttgagagcacatttccactccatctgacgaaggagcagcgctccgaaagctaatgatatttgctaccaaataaacctgttggactttaagctggtgttgttaaaactcttactgaactcTAACTAGCCCAGATTTCCATCAGTGGGGCCTTACCACCCACTCATGTCTGCTTGCTCACAGTCCAATCTCACTAAATTGGCTCCCAATCTCCTAGCATGACAATTTCAGCTCTTTATAATTTGTGAACTCCTCCATCCATTTGCCCCATTCCAagttctttgttctcttcaaCCTTGCCTGAAAGTTTCCCCCTCTTTTTCTCCCATTTGCGGCAAAGATTTTGGCCGTCTCAGCTTTACTCTTTCACTAAAGCTCTCCCCATCACTTCTCCCAATCTTCCAGAGCAATCCGAAAATCTGTCTATTCAAGACTGCATTTGATCAGCTCCCTAAAACTCCCAACATCCTTAACTTCCTCATTCATGTCGCATGCCTATTTTTACtcctctgtgaagcaccttaggaTATTTTCCTACACTGAAGTTGCTGAAATACAAGTTAGTTAATGCAGCTGAGCCATAGACACCAGAAGATCCCAGGTTCAAAGCCCAGTCTGTGttgaattatgatgtggagatgccggcgttggacttgggtgggcacggtaagaagtctcagaacaccaggttaaagtccaacaggtttatttgtaatcacgagctttccgagctcttctccttcatcaggtgagtgatgaaggagcagtgctccgacagctcgtgattccaaccaaacctgttggactttaacctggtgttgtgagacttgttactgtgtgtTAAGTTAGTTGGTTAAGATAGGTGGTAAGAGTGCTACGCTTAACTTCATCACCCTTAGGCCAGGAgagatggtgggagggggaggaatgaGAGAAAAAGAAACATTATTCCTGCTTCTGACTGCCACAAATTTAATCCTGCTGGAAAGTGTCTTTGAATTTATAAATATTAGCTGAGAGCAGTCAGGTTTGGCTGTCAACACTCTCCCTAGGTCTGCATACTTGAGGATGACTGATGCCTATGAATATTATTCCAACAGCAATCAACGTCTTGCAGggaggaaagaaaaacaaaatcaacCTTCTCCTCAGAACTATACTTACCAATGGCACATAACTAGACGTATAACTGGTGTAGGCAATAGACGTATCACATATGTAACTGGGGCAGGATGGTCACTTCGGAGGGTGAAGTTAAGGCATGGTAGTTGGAGTTAAagaaggtttactctgtatctaatttgCGCTGTACGTAGATACAGAGTGCTCACTCTTCCATTTTTCAACATTTTGATAAGCACAAAAAGTTTTTTGTTTTGCTCGGGCCCCATAATTCAtctaaaaatattcaaatgaaTAACTGGGATGGTGTCTTATTTTAGTGTCAGGATTTTTTtctattaattcgtgggacatgggagtcgctggatggccagaattcattgcctatccctagttgctcaaCAAATTgaatgacttgctcggccattttggagggcagttgagagtcaaccatattgctgtggctctggagtcacatgtaggccagaccaggtaagggcggcagatttccttctccgaaggacattagtgaaccagatgggtttttccaacaatcgacaatagtttcatggtcatcagtagattcttaattccagatattttttattgaattcaaattccaccacctgccatggcgggattcgagcccgggtccccagaacattagctgaggatTACGCTGTATGCTTTCAAAGGCTGTTCGGGAATGACTGAGAGAAGCACCATATAAGGAAAAGTCCTTAAAGAGAAGCAGGTTCTCTTtcaatttgcatttattttatcTTAAATTCTTTATTTCACATACCATTCTCTGGGTTGGGCAGCAGGCAGAGGGGTGTGCTCGCAGGCTTCTGCTGATGGTTTCATTTTGACCATTGAGAACTGCAGCTGATGAACTGGGGGAGGCAAACACCACTTGTGCTTCCCTACCCCCAGGGAGGATCCTTCCCCTGGCACCACGGCTTAGATTGTGAATTTGTGAACAGTCACAGACACGCCACATGCTGTACTTCGCACACCCAGAATTAAACCCTGCTCTAGCGATGGGAATAAAATTCTTGAGCCAGGTCTACTTAGGGTGAAGAATGAAAAAGAAACTTATTTCTGAGCTCATTACAAGATCTGAACTTTAAATTGACTGCAGCAAAGTTACTAGAAACGTTCTTTAGGTGCTGTGCAGATAAGTCACATTTTACCAGTTTTAAATTTAACATTTCAACTATAAAAATACTTTCAATCTGCTGTGCTTTGAAATATACTTTGCCTTGTGCATGCTGTTTGAGAAGTCCAATATTTAAAACTGTTTACACAACACCTCTATGGAGCATACAATCTGTGGACGAATAATGAGATCTGAGAGATGAGGAACTCAGAAGTACGCGCTACTATAATAGTAATTACTTTGGGGCATTACTCCCACTGGTCAGCTGTTGGTCTCTCACCTCTGGAGTCCGCCAGGTTGCTCTGCGTCGTTGTGGACGGTGTCTCAGTTGAGGACATCTCAGCCAGTCGGTGTCCTGCGCACATGGCTTTCAACATCTGGAATACCGCCAATGGAGCCACGTTCATCTTCAACAGATCCACGATTATCCTGACAGGTGAGAAACAGGAACAGCCATCAGAGGAACCGGATCCTTCCGGCACTCAACATATGCTGGTAACAAAACCAACAATTCCCGGCATAAATAAATATCGTGTGGAGAAGTACCACAAAGATAAACAGTTTAGAACGGAATAATGGGGAATCATGAAAAATATACAGGGTAACACACATAAATAACTGAGATCAAAAGTGCTGTGCTTGTATAAAAGACAAAGGCATGCCAAATAGTTCAAAACGGCAAAAAGAATGGCTTGGGGTTTAAGCCATTGTCCTGTTAGGACAGGTTGAGGAAACTTAATTATcatggagtccctacagtgcagaatgagtctatttagcccatcaagcctgcaccgacaacagtcccactcaggccctatccccataacctcacatatttaccctagctagtccccctgaaactaagggacagtttagcatggccaatcaacctagcctgcagatctctggactgtgggaggaaaccggagcaccctgaggaaacccacgcagacacaaggagaacagacagtcacctgaggctggatttgaacccgagtccctggcactgtgaggcagcagtgctaaccactgtggcacccgcATGGTGTCATTAACCTGGTGGCATTGAGGAAAGACAAATTATAAAAGAACACAAACCAAGATCTATATAGTTTTTAATAAATCCTGAAGCTAAATCTATGGGCGAGATATGGATCTTTGTGCTGAATCGGGAGAAAAttacagaatctgaaaacaacccGAGGAGAATGAAGTAAATGCAATTTAAGTAACATGATGTCTACATTTAGGAGTTATTGTCCAGTACAACAAATAATGAGCACAGATGTGTAAGTGGTGTCCTCAGGGGGAGATAATGTACTCCATAATCAAGCAAACAGAAACTCCACTT encodes the following:
- the mzt2b gene encoding mitotic-spindle organizing protein 2 isoform X3 — encoded protein: MAVPQQAGSSALEVQQTLLATVSGNVQKYTIKKKKILSAEELELYELTQAAGIVMDQEVFKIIVDLLKMNVAPLAVFQMLKAMCAGHRLAEMSSTETPSTTTQSNLADSREHSFISAKNSKIPALSFSSALRSPRLATKIVVYNPADACTPLSQGPPGSFQFSCCLFSPFSVRLSVCYVWSRQISSNAGLMTIMAFPIDS
- the mzt2b gene encoding mitotic-spindle organizing protein 2 isoform X5, whose protein sequence is MNVAPLAVFQMLKAMCAGHRLAEMSSTETPSTTTQSNLADSREHSFISAKNSKIPALSFSSALRSPRLATKIVVYNPADACTPLSQGPPGSFQFSCCLFSPFSVRNKSNTAISGAQTQMERSSTREGSSQRVPRQPSATRVPKGSGSGKSTGSGSSTQTTSSQ